A window of the Gossypium hirsutum isolate 1008001.06 chromosome A03, Gossypium_hirsutum_v2.1, whole genome shotgun sequence genome harbors these coding sequences:
- the LOC107950239 gene encoding metal tolerance protein B, with the protein MDHERAPILRSKDQKKTDMPLALVSEESNIILIPAELKCFSVSTSRQENITLESKERQKSASQLSGLIIFYLVVMLVEIVGGMKANSLAVLTDAAHLLTDVAGFSISLFTVWASAWKATSNHSFGFSRLEVLGALISVQLIWLVSALLIYEALSRLLHDKQKVDGALMFAIAAFGFFINLIIVLWLGHDHSHHVFGNDHHHDELLHDHHHHEHLHDHHHHHEHLHDQHHEHHDHEGGKPCDLTKEDETSLVTSTLKTKILNINLQGAYLHVMADLIQSVGVMIAGAVIWLKPNWLIVDLLCTLIFSTFALSTTLPMLRDVFDILMGRTPRDINIDMVEDGIKGINGVESVHDLHVWAITVGKLVLSCHVVAKPGFESKEMISKIRDYCESTYKIHHITVQIEQL; encoded by the coding sequence ATGGATCATGAAAGGGCCCCCATTTTGAGATCTAAGGATCAAAAGAAAACTGACATGCCGTTAGCATTGGTGTCCGAAGAAAGTAATATCATTTTAATTCCAGCAGAGTTGAAATGCTTCTCTGTTTCTACTTCCAGGCAAGAAAACATAACTTTGGAATCAAAGGAACGACAGAAGTCGGCATCCCAACTTTCCGGGCTTATCATTTTCTATCTTGTGGTTATGTTAGTAGAGATTGTCGGTGGAATGAAAGCCAATAGCCTTGCGGTTTTGACCGATGCGGCCCACTTGCTCACAGATGTTGCCGGATTCTCCATATCTCTTTTCACTGTCTGGGCTTCAGCATGGAAGGCAACATCAAATCATTCTTTTGGATTCAGCCGTCTTGAGGTCTTGGGTGCTCTTATATCCGTGCAGCTTATATGGCTAGTATCTGCACTCTTAATTTATGAAGCGCTCAGCAGACTTCTCCATGACAAGCAGAAGGTAGATGGGGCACTCATGTTTGCAATTGCTGCATTTGGATTTTTTATCAACTTGATTATAGTCCTTTGGCTGGGTCATGATCACAGTCACCATGTTTTCGGGAACGATCACCACCACGACGAACTCTTGCATGACCACCACCACCATGAACACTTGCAtgaccaccaccaccaccacgaACACCTGCATGACCAACACCATGAACATCATGACCATGAGGGTGGTAAACCATGCGATTTAACCAAGGAAGATGAAACTAGTCTAGTAACAAGTACTCTGAAGACAAAGATCTTGAACATAAATCTCCAAGGAGCTTACTTGCATGTCATGGCCGACCTAATTCAATCTGTCGGGGTGATGATTGCGGGAGCTGTTATTTGGCTAAAACCAAATTGGCTAATCGTTGATCTTCTGTGTACCCTCATTTTCTCCACCTTTGCACTAAGTACCACCCTCCCCATGCTTAGAGATGTTTTCGATATATTGATGGGAAGGACGCCGAGAGACATTAATATCGATATGGTGGAAGACGGTATCAAGGGTATCAATGGGGTTGAAAGCGTTCACGACCTCCATGTATGGGCAATAACTGTTGGGAAACTTGTATTGTCCTGCCATGTAGTCGCAAAGCCAGGGTTCGAGTCTAAAGAGATGATTAGCAAGATCAGGGATTACTGTGAGAGTACATATAAAATTCATCACATAACTGTACAAATCGAGCAGTTATAG
- the LOC121224595 gene encoding ras-related protein Rab11C isoform X2: MSSVWILNPLSASSSLLEPSRFIIVSINSSFVHLHVEGKTVKAQIWDTAGQERYRAITSAYYRGAVGALLVYDITKRQTFDNLQRWLRELRDHADSNIVIMMAGNKSDLTHLRTVSEEDGQALAEREGLSFLETSALEATNIEKAFQTVLNEIYHIISKKALAAQEAAASTSVPSQGTTINVMDASGSTKKVCCST, encoded by the exons ATGAGTTCTGTTTGGATTCTAAATCCACTATCGGCGTCGAGTTCGCTACTAGAACCCTCCAGGTTTATCATAGTTTCAATCAACTCATCTTTCGTTCATCTTCAT GTTGAGGGGAAGACTGTTAAGGCCCAGATTTGGGATACGGCAGGTCAAGAGAGATATCGAGCTATCACTAGTGCTTACTATAGAGGAGCTGTTGGCGCTCTTCTTGTCTATGACATAACTAAGAGGCAAACCTTTGATAATCTTCAAAGGTGGTTGCGGGAGTTGAGGGACCATGCAGATTCTAACATTGTCATCATGATGGCTGGAAACAAATCCGACTTGACTCATCTCAGAACAGTTTCTGAGGAGGATGGTCAAGCTCTGGCTGAGAGGGAAGGCCTTTCATTTCTCGAGACGTCGGCGCTGGAAGCAACCAACATCGAGAAGGCATTCCAAACCGTATTGAATGAGATCTACCATATCATTAGCAAAAAAGCATTGGCAGCCCAAGAAGCAGCCGCGAGTACCTCGGTTCCGAGCCAAGGAACCACCATTAATGTCATGGATGCGTCAGGGAGCACTAAGAAAGTATGCTGTTCTACATGA
- the LOC121224595 gene encoding ras-related protein Rab11C isoform X1, with translation MAHRVDHEYDYLFKIVLIGDSGVGKSNILSRFTRNEFCLDSKSTIGVEFATRTLQVEGKTVKAQIWDTAGQERYRAITSAYYRGAVGALLVYDITKRQTFDNLQRWLRELRDHADSNIVIMMAGNKSDLTHLRTVSEEDGQALAEREGLSFLETSALEATNIEKAFQTVLNEIYHIISKKALAAQEAAASTSVPSQGTTINVMDASGSTKKVCCST, from the exons ATGGCGCATAGAGTAGATCATGAGTACGATTACCTTTTCAAGATCGTGTTAATCGGCGATTCTGGAGTTGGAAAGTCGAATATTCTCTCTAGGTTCACAAGGAATGAGTTCTGTTTGGATTCTAAATCCACTATCGGCGTCGAGTTCGCTACTAGAACCCTCCAG GTTGAGGGGAAGACTGTTAAGGCCCAGATTTGGGATACGGCAGGTCAAGAGAGATATCGAGCTATCACTAGTGCTTACTATAGAGGAGCTGTTGGCGCTCTTCTTGTCTATGACATAACTAAGAGGCAAACCTTTGATAATCTTCAAAGGTGGTTGCGGGAGTTGAGGGACCATGCAGATTCTAACATTGTCATCATGATGGCTGGAAACAAATCCGACTTGACTCATCTCAGAACAGTTTCTGAGGAGGATGGTCAAGCTCTGGCTGAGAGGGAAGGCCTTTCATTTCTCGAGACGTCGGCGCTGGAAGCAACCAACATCGAGAAGGCATTCCAAACCGTATTGAATGAGATCTACCATATCATTAGCAAAAAAGCATTGGCAGCCCAAGAAGCAGCCGCGAGTACCTCGGTTCCGAGCCAAGGAACCACCATTAATGTCATGGATGCGTCAGGGAGCACTAAGAAAGTATGCTGTTCTACATGA